The following is a genomic window from Amycolatopsis acidiphila.
TCGGGGCCGCGGACGGTGATCTCCACGAGACCGTTGCCCAGCTTCGCGGTGACGTTGGGATAGCGGATCTCGTCGTCGGTCTCGGTGCGCTCCAGCGGAGCGAGCTGGATGCCCTGCGCGTCCGCCGGACGGCTGGTGCGCGCGGCGATCTCCCGGGCACGGGCGGCGACGACCTCGCGGAACTCCTGACGCGGCACCAGCTCGTCGACCAGCCGCCAGTCCACCGCGGTCTTGCCCTTCACCCCGTCCGGCCGGGTCGCGAAGACGTCGGCCCGGTCCTTGCGGACGCGCCGCTTGTCGGTCACCCGGGTCAGCCCGCCGGTGCCGGGCAGGACGCCGAGCAGCGGCACCTCCGGCAACGCGACCGTCGAGGAGTTGTCGTCGACGAGCAGGATCTTTTCGCAGGCCAGGGCGAGCTCGTAGCCGCCGCCGGCACAGCTGCCGTTGACCGCGGCCAGATACGTCTGGCCCGAGTTCGCGGTGGCGTCCTCGATGCCGTTGCGCGTCTCGTTGGTGAACTTGCAGAAGTTCACCTTCCACTCGTGTGAGGAGGCGGCGAGCATCCGGATGTTGGCGCCCGCGCAGAACACCTTGTCCTTGGCGCTGGTGATGATCACGGCGCCGACCTCGGGATGCTCGAAGCGCAGCCGCTGGACGGCGTCGTAGAGCTCGATGTCGACGCCGAGGTCGTATGAGTTGAGCTTGAGCTCGTAGCCCTCGACGAGGCCGCCGTTCTCGTCCACGTCGAGCTCCAGCCAGGCGACCGGCGGCTCGATACGCAGGTGCCAGTGTCGGTAGGAGCCTGGATCCCGGTCGAATGACACCTTCGTCATGGCTCGATTGTCTACAGCTGCTTCGCGGGCGTCAATGTTCTGTAGAAAATTGATCGGTTCCAGACTGCGTTCACCGGCAGCCGGACCTATCGTGCTTACCATGGCCGATCTGAAGCCGCGATCCCGTGACGTGACCGATGGCCTCGAACGCGCGGCCGCCCGCGGCATGCTGCGTGCCGTCGGGATGGGCGACGACGACTTCGCCAAGCCCCAGGTCGGCATCGCGTCGTCGTGGAACGAGATCACGCCGTGCAACCTGTCGCTGCAACGGCTCGCGCAGGCGGGCAAGCAGGGCGTGCACGCCGGCGGCGGTTTCCCGCTGGAGTTCGGCACGATCTCGGTCAGCGACGGGATCAGCATGGGCCACGAGGGCATGCACTTCTCGCTCGTCTCGCGGGAGGTCATCGCCGACTCGGTGGAGACCGTCATGCAGGCCGAGCGGCTCGACGGCGTGATGCTGCTGGCCGGCTGCGACAAGAGCCTGCCGGGCATGCTGATGGCGGCCGCGCGGCTCGATGTCGCGGCGGTCTTCCTCTACGCCGGCTCGATCCTGCCGGGCACGGTCGACGGCCGCGAGGTCACGATCATCGACGCGTTCGAGGCGGTCGGCGCTTGTGCCCGCGGGC
Proteins encoded in this region:
- the boxC gene encoding 2,3-epoxybenzoyl-CoA dihydrolase codes for the protein MTKVSFDRDPGSYRHWHLRIEPPVAWLELDVDENGGLVEGYELKLNSYDLGVDIELYDAVQRLRFEHPEVGAVIITSAKDKVFCAGANIRMLAASSHEWKVNFCKFTNETRNGIEDATANSGQTYLAAVNGSCAGGGYELALACEKILLVDDNSSTVALPEVPLLGVLPGTGGLTRVTDKRRVRKDRADVFATRPDGVKGKTAVDWRLVDELVPRQEFREVVAARAREIAARTSRPADAQGIQLAPLERTETDDEIRYPNVTAKLGNGLVEITVRGPESDDWFLQMTRELDDLILRLRTNEPELGTWVIRTEGDPQAVLEHERRVLGGGDWLSSELAHYYKRTLKRLDVTSRSLIALIEPGSCFAGMLLELALACDRQYMLDGPPIDDEDSEERASMLLSEANFGAFPMGNGLSRLESRFYGESDHLDWLKRERDHPLDASEAVELGLVTDAPDDIDWEDEVRIALEGRAALSPDALTGMEANHRFVGPETIETKIFGRLTAWQNWIFTRPNASGPEGALRRYGTGQKASFDRRRV